From the bacterium genome, one window contains:
- a CDS encoding DUF4223 domain-containing protein, whose amino-acid sequence MRTLMIAALVLCGLGISVCTGTVYNKSRNCSYDYLLHPAVSASKIIGGCGVIDLLPPTS is encoded by the coding sequence ATGCGAACGTTGATGATAGCGGCTCTTGTGCTTTGCGGACTAGGTATTTCCGTGTGTACGGGAACTGTTTATAACAAGTCGAGAAATTGCTCTTATGATTACTTGCTGCATCCAGCAGTTTCTGCCTCGAAAATTATCGGTGGATGTGGAGTGATCGATTTATTGCCTCCTACCAGTTAG
- a CDS encoding RNA polymerase sigma factor, whose translation MLKPLRREMTHMEDASDEELVRKATCGEEDAYRQLVARYKNYVFAVIGRQIGDRDTAEELAQDVFVKAYKALSHFRTEATFKTWLTKITLNTTRSYFKSRRYKESIQTVSNEDVSIPEQGKLVPDLVVTRDLLSVFQLCFGALSPLMQDVITLCGYQGESYEQASKMLDIPVGTVRSRLNRARIALKECMQSKGAL comes from the coding sequence ATGCTGAAACCGCTACGTAGAGAGATGACTCACATGGAAGATGCCTCGGATGAAGAGCTGGTACGAAAGGCAACCTGTGGAGAGGAGGATGCGTACCGTCAGCTGGTGGCTCGGTACAAAAACTATGTCTTTGCAGTCATCGGGCGACAAATAGGAGATCGAGACACTGCAGAAGAGCTTGCCCAAGATGTCTTTGTAAAAGCTTATAAAGCACTCTCTCATTTTAGAACTGAGGCCACCTTTAAAACATGGCTTACAAAAATAACCTTAAATACCACTCGTTCTTACTTTAAATCCCGAAGATATAAGGAATCAATTCAAACTGTCTCCAATGAAGACGTATCAATTCCCGAACAAGGAAAACTCGTTCCTGACTTAGTAGTTACGAGAGATCTACTTTCTGTTTTTCAACTGTGCTTCGGAGCCCTCAGCCCATTGATGCAAGACGTGATAACTCTGTGTGGTTATCAAGGAGAGAGTTATGAGCAAGCTTCGAAAATGCTTGATATTCCAGTTGGAACTGTCCGCTCCAGATTAAACAGGGCGCGTATCGCACTAAAAGAGTGCATGCAATCAAAGGGGGCACTGTAA
- a CDS encoding HDOD domain-containing protein, which produces MASSRIATLLAEQRLERVIGHVSDFWLPVNQELLKEIRQEVTHATDDLATPAIISKLKGDVSLFFHSLKKLAELIQNSGREITSDNPIQLLEEGGIAGLREIFSDSGEITRFTFEEGTEAQLSRFHEMLVSASTSVALAESYGFDEEAAYTAAIMRQLGLTLIAWSYPGIYQEAILSLGKNPNSSLEQEVAKQLGFTPQLLAIHLFRRWGFDESYCSRYGLRELQSTEEADDFSGEEFANIAELCKVGEALARAHHPEIYPKSRYDLVEALHVISSRLGDSGMQFVREQIDHSTAIYQTFMPDICKCGLADLYALPEVVGHDAELSELRRNPFLNCCSPEMGRAVRRLYTHIDGGLEASVCTRVFVDEVVPVARFQGGCVYTADPSIMMLIPQLPFGELTLREPVGVDYSVVLSSGDLISLAFQDLEPVVEYKKSQNGQLCTAIAGMFGGDQRVGVLYLEIPELVSDFVRDEQVLHFQVLRHALVDCLRLKRS; this is translated from the coding sequence ATGGCATCGTCTCGTATCGCAACTCTGCTCGCTGAGCAACGACTTGAGCGAGTCATCGGTCATGTTTCCGACTTCTGGCTCCCAGTTAATCAAGAGCTACTGAAAGAGATTCGCCAAGAAGTCACTCATGCGACTGATGATCTCGCTACTCCAGCAATTATCAGTAAGCTCAAAGGCGATGTCTCTCTTTTCTTTCACTCCCTAAAAAAACTTGCGGAACTTATTCAGAATTCAGGCAGAGAGATTACAAGTGATAATCCGATACAATTACTTGAGGAAGGCGGGATTGCCGGACTACGAGAGATTTTCTCAGACAGTGGAGAGATTACTCGGTTTACGTTTGAAGAGGGAACAGAAGCACAATTATCCCGATTCCATGAAATGTTAGTCAGTGCCAGCACTTCAGTAGCACTTGCAGAAAGCTATGGGTTTGATGAAGAGGCAGCGTATACGGCTGCTATAATGAGACAATTAGGCTTAACGCTCATCGCATGGAGTTATCCTGGTATATATCAAGAAGCGATTCTGTCTCTTGGAAAAAATCCAAATTCCTCTCTTGAACAAGAGGTAGCAAAGCAACTTGGCTTTACCCCACAACTTCTTGCTATTCATCTCTTTAGACGGTGGGGATTTGATGAAAGTTATTGTTCTCGGTATGGGCTTCGTGAGCTACAATCCACGGAGGAAGCAGATGATTTCAGCGGCGAAGAGTTCGCCAACATCGCAGAGTTATGTAAAGTAGGGGAGGCGCTTGCGCGTGCGCACCACCCAGAGATATACCCAAAGTCTCGATATGATTTAGTAGAGGCCTTGCATGTCATTTCATCTCGTCTCGGAGATAGCGGAATGCAGTTTGTGCGGGAGCAGATTGATCATTCGACTGCTATCTATCAGACATTCATGCCTGACATTTGTAAGTGCGGACTGGCAGATCTTTACGCGCTCCCTGAAGTGGTTGGACACGATGCGGAGCTTTCCGAGTTACGGCGAAATCCTTTCTTGAACTGTTGCTCCCCAGAGATGGGCAGGGCAGTGCGCAGGCTCTATACTCATATTGATGGCGGACTAGAGGCTTCAGTGTGTACTCGGGTGTTCGTGGATGAGGTTGTACCGGTTGCTCGTTTTCAAGGGGGGTGTGTTTATACGGCAGACCCTTCCATCATGATGCTTATCCCACAACTGCCCTTTGGAGAATTAACTCTTCGAGAGCCAGTTGGAGTGGACTATTCAGTTGTGCTCTCAAGTGGTGACCTCATCTCACTGGCCTTTCAAGATTTAGAGCCAGTCGTTGAATATAAAAAGTCGCAGAATGGGCAACTCTGTACTGCAATTGCTGGAATGTTTGGTGGAGACCAGCGAGTGGGAGTCCTGTACTTAGAGATTCCAGAGCTAGTATCAGATTTTGTTCGAGATGAGCAGGTACTTCATTTTCAAGTCCTTCGTCATGCGCTCGTGGATTGCCTACGTCTAAAGAGATCGTGA
- a CDS encoding threonine--tRNA ligase, whose protein sequence is MEPDKNSQLYKIRHSLAHVLAQAVLETKPEAKLAFGPPVDNGCYYDFLFEEPLSQEELPAIEKRMKKIIRQRQTFAGRKLPASEAVSYLEGQGQQFKAEYCRELIERGNAEIGFYENGPFDDMCEGPHVEHTGEIPENAFKVDSLAGAYWRGDEKNPQLTRIYVLAYETREELDDYLERRKLAMQRDHRKLGKELDLFSIDHDGVGAGLILWHPKGGVIRHLIEEHCKNMHVKGGYEFVYSPHIGRATLWETSGHLSFYKDGMFAPIEVEGQEYYLKPMNCPFHCKIFDSNIRSYRELPMRFAEWGTVYRYERSGTLSGLTRVRGFTQDDAHLFCREDQMPQEIDTVIDFSVNLLRDFGLRDFHLYLSTRPEERVGEESKWDDAEAALTAALDRSGIPYSINEGDGAFYGPKIDICVMDALQREWQLSTIQFDFNLPERFDLTYIDLDGERKRPYMIHRALCGSLERFFAILIEHLGGAFPTWLAPVQAVFVPVSEKFMGYVNEIAEDMTSRGFRIEVDESDNSFNKKIRSAVTRKVPNIVVIGGNEVDENSVTLRRYCVKEQLSLSKADFIGRMELLRTEKLMDNFPDVEILQAE, encoded by the coding sequence GTGGAACCAGATAAAAACTCACAACTCTATAAAATTCGACACTCATTAGCGCACGTATTGGCCCAGGCAGTTCTAGAAACGAAGCCCGAGGCGAAGCTTGCATTCGGCCCACCTGTTGATAATGGGTGTTACTACGATTTTCTCTTTGAGGAGCCCCTGTCGCAGGAAGAGCTTCCGGCTATAGAAAAGAGGATGAAAAAGATTATCCGTCAACGACAGACATTTGCTGGACGGAAGTTGCCAGCAAGTGAAGCCGTGTCGTACCTCGAAGGACAGGGGCAGCAATTCAAGGCAGAGTACTGTCGCGAGCTCATTGAGCGAGGAAATGCTGAAATTGGATTTTATGAGAATGGCCCTTTTGATGACATGTGTGAGGGGCCTCATGTGGAACACACTGGAGAGATTCCAGAGAATGCATTCAAGGTTGATTCACTAGCTGGCGCTTATTGGCGAGGGGATGAGAAGAACCCGCAGCTGACTCGTATCTATGTGCTTGCGTATGAAACACGAGAAGAGCTTGATGATTATCTCGAGCGGCGTAAGCTCGCGATGCAAAGAGACCATAGGAAGTTAGGAAAGGAGCTGGATCTCTTTTCTATTGATCATGATGGAGTTGGAGCGGGGCTTATCCTCTGGCACCCAAAAGGGGGAGTCATCCGTCATCTCATAGAAGAGCACTGCAAGAATATGCACGTGAAAGGGGGTTATGAGTTTGTCTATTCGCCTCATATTGGACGTGCAACGCTCTGGGAGACGAGTGGACACCTTTCATTTTACAAAGATGGAATGTTCGCCCCTATTGAAGTTGAAGGTCAAGAGTATTACTTGAAGCCGATGAACTGCCCATTTCACTGTAAGATCTTCGATAGCAACATACGGTCGTATCGCGAACTTCCAATGCGATTTGCAGAGTGGGGGACTGTTTATCGCTATGAGCGGAGTGGAACTCTTTCTGGTCTCACTCGTGTGCGGGGGTTTACACAGGATGATGCACATCTTTTTTGTCGTGAAGATCAAATGCCCCAAGAGATCGACACAGTCATTGATTTCAGCGTGAATCTCCTTCGGGACTTTGGTCTCCGTGATTTCCATTTGTATCTCAGCACACGCCCTGAGGAACGAGTAGGAGAAGAGTCGAAGTGGGATGATGCGGAGGCCGCGCTTACTGCAGCACTGGATCGGAGTGGAATTCCATATTCAATCAATGAAGGGGATGGTGCATTCTATGGTCCGAAGATTGATATCTGTGTAATGGATGCTCTTCAGCGTGAATGGCAGCTTAGCACGATACAGTTCGATTTTAATCTTCCAGAGAGGTTTGATCTTACGTACATAGATCTTGATGGAGAGCGTAAGCGACCTTATATGATTCATAGAGCGCTTTGTGGTTCTCTAGAGCGTTTCTTTGCGATCTTAATTGAGCATCTGGGCGGTGCTTTTCCTACGTGGCTTGCTCCAGTTCAGGCGGTATTTGTTCCCGTATCAGAGAAATTTATGGGGTACGTGAATGAGATAGCTGAAGACATGACAAGTAGGGGGTTTCGCATAGAGGTTGATGAAAGTGACAACTCATTCAATAAGAAGATTCGTAGTGCTGTTACTCGAAAGGTTCCCAATATAGTAGTCATCGGTGGTAATGAAGTTGATGAGAATTCGGTCACACTTCGGCGTTATTGTGTTAAGGAGCAGCTGAGCCTCTCAAAAGCAGACTTCATAGGTCGAATGGAGCTGTTAAGAACTGAGAAGCTCATGGACAACTTCCCTGATGTGGAGATACTCCAAGCGGAGTAA